One part of the Scatophagus argus isolate fScaArg1 chromosome 12, fScaArg1.pri, whole genome shotgun sequence genome encodes these proteins:
- the LOC124067984 gene encoding teneurin-2 — MDMKDRRHRSLTRGRCSKDSQYNTASLDADECRVPTQKSYSSSETLKAFDHEQRLHYGGCVTDLVHHEADEYSRQGGNFTLAELGVCEPAPPPHPAAVPYCPDLSLLQRGYSLSAGSDADSDPEGPLSPERAIQLWAGQGRVKSRRSSGVSSHENSALTLTDSENDNKSDDESGRTKDKLGQYGIYICITKSKPNDLRECVRERCSQRDSPSSGNFVYC, encoded by the exons ATGGATATGAAGGATCGTAGGCACCGCTCCCTGACCAGGGGTCGCTGCTCCAAAGACTCTCAGTACAACACCGCCTCCTTGGATGCAGATGAGTGCCGTGTGCCTACTCAGAAGTCCTACAGCTCCAGCGAGACACTCAAGGCCTTCGACCATGAGCAGAGGCTGCATTACGGTGGCTGTGTGACTGACCTGGTCCACCACGAGGCTGATGAGTACTCCAGGCAAG GGGGTAACTTCACCCTGGCCGAGCTGGGAGTATGTGAGCCAGCTCCCCCTCCGCATCCTGCTGCTGTTCCCTACTGTCCAGACCTGAGCCTCCTCCAGAGGGGTTACTCCCTCAGTGCCGGCTCTGATGCTGACTCGGACCCTGAAGGGCCGCTGTCTCCAGAGCGAGCCATCCAACTGTGGGCTGGACAAGGAAGGGTAAAGTCTCGGCGCAGCTCAGGAGTGTCCAGTCATGAGAACTCTGCCCTGACCCTCACCGATTCAGAAAATGACAACAAGTCTGACGACGAGTCAGGTAGGACCAAGGACAAACTCGGTCAATatggtatatatatatgtattacaAAATCCAAGCCCAACGAtttgagagagtgtgtgagagagcgatGTTCCCAGAGGGATTCTCCATCCTCTGGCAACTTTGTTTATTGCTAA